The following are from one region of the Mangifera indica cultivar Alphonso chromosome 14, CATAS_Mindica_2.1, whole genome shotgun sequence genome:
- the LOC123195881 gene encoding zinc finger BED domain-containing protein RICESLEEPER 3-like yields the protein MENDEGIKCLLDLIEWCKKNFNPENGGNLGKTITFLQSLQQEIQEIECLLPPQGAAPTSFNTHGTDLQRGQEIESSALQGDAFGSNPHVNEQEIESAAHQGGAAPTSFNVHGTNLQRGQEITQIRKQNTNFGSTLNQGINMEMNKKRKLRSDVWNHFIRYRHEDKEMKAQCQHCKKYFNGSSKSGTTHLRNHLKSCLKNQNIVADKMKELSVVDQELNHCNLARKVIKYGWDNIKDDIIEVYEEEKDKLHRYLAKLPGRFNVIIGKDTGYGVQFVKIWFIDDKWKLKTRLIHWKNYDSDGEPLNEDSLKRLIQDWNMDKRILSMIDHRVDPSKDLVPQLTNWLNERVSLPVIGNYKTCHKSLGGFEFSVKFVAMGSDIMSEVRELKDYYMTSSNKYKFDLAVKQVESMGKKVTSKYNDVSCLYNFKLLDWAMGYKEVFCELKRIDPDFTSSNFDWDDAASLHSYWVVFEDIKNDIWKLEIDIWEPEDDSELANDSKLANECFPMVYHFFLRMLRFKNTENQYFRLAALRCREVFDEHCNNIVTVIPVILDPRFKLDIVERFYNEVYDNEGDLHFKKIMDDVKNIYNKYATDVNNSSMVIANPNEAASSKSEFERYLTADKVPPLEGFDILEWWRKNSPTYPALAMMARDFLSIPIVDSPYVYFADDVTDIYYMDFDVGLKDVSACTKVWLNDHDCM from the exons ATGGAAAACGATGAGGGAATCAAGTGTTTGCTAGATTTAATTGAATGGTGCAAGAAGAACTTCAATCCTGAAAATGGTGGAAACCTCGGTAAAACCATAACCTTCCTTCAATCTCTTCAACAAGAAATACAG GAAATTGAATGTTTACTACCACCGCAAGGAGCAGCACCTACATCTTTCAATACCCATGGAACAGATCTACAACGTGGGCAG GAGATCGAATCTTCAGCACTGCAGGGAGACGCATTTGGGTCTAATCCCCACGTCAATGAACAG GAAATTGAATCTGCAGCACATCAAGGAGGAGCAGCACCTACATCTTTCAATGTCCATGGAACAAATCTACAACGTGGGCAG GAAATCActcaaataagaaaacaaaacacCAACTTTGGATCAACTCTAAATCAAGGGATTAATATGGAGATGAATAAAAAACGAAAATTGAGGTCAGATGTTTGGAATCACTTCATAAGGTATAGACATGAAGATAAAGAGATGAAGGCTCAGTGTCAACACtgtaagaaatattttaatggATCAAGTAAGAGTGGAACTACACATCTCAGAAATCATCTAAAAagttgtttgaaaaatcaaaatatagtaGCAGACAAAATGAAAGAGTTGAGTGTGGTTGATCAAGAGCTGAATCACTGTAATTTGGCGCGAAAGGTCATTAAATATGGGTGGGACAACATAAAAGATGATATAATTGAGGTttatgaagaagagaaagataagTTGCACAGATATTTAGCTAAACTTCCTGGTCgttttaatgtaataattgGAAAAGATACAGGGTATGGTGTTCAGTTTGTGAAGATTTGGTTTATTGATGATAAATGGAAATTGAAAACGAGGCTTATTCATTGGAAGAATTATGATAGTGATGGAGAACCCTTAAATGAAGACTCTCTAAAGCGTTTGATTCAAGATTGGAACATggataaaagaattttgtctATGATTGATCACAGGGTTGATCCATCAAAAGATTTGGTACCTCAGCTTACCAATTGGCTTAATGAAAGAGTTTCACTTCCTGTCATCGGGAATTATAAGACATGTCATAAGTCATTAGGTGGTTTTGAATTTAGTGTAAAATTTGTGGCAATGGGAAGTGACATTATGTCCGAAGTGAGGGAACTAAAAGACTACTACATGACATcatcaaacaaatataagttTGACTTAGCGGTAAAACAAGTTGAGTCCATGGGTAAAAAAGTGACTTCCAAATATAATGATGTTTCTTGtctttataatttcaaattgcTTGATTGGGCAATGGGATATAAAGAAGTATTTTGTGAACTGAAGCGCATAGATCCTGATTTCACGTCTTCCAATTTTGATTGGGATGACGCTGCTTCACTGCACAGTTATTGGGTAGTGTTtgaagatataaaaaatgatatttggaAACTGGAAATTGATATTTGGGAACCGGAAGATGATTCTGAGTTGGCAAATGATTCTAAGTTGGCAAATGAGTGTTTCCCTATggtttatcacttttttttaagAATGCTACGGTTCAAAAATACTGAAAATCAGTACTTTCGCCTTGCTGCATTACGTTGCAGAGAAGTTTTTGATGAACATTGCAACAACATAGTAACTGTAATCCCAGTGATTCTGGATCCAAGATTTAAACTAGATATTGTAGAGCGTTTCTACAATGAAGTTTATGATAACGAGGGAGACTTACACTTCAAGAAAATCATGGatgatgttaaaaatatttacaataaatatgCGACGGATGTCAACAATTCTTCCATGGTGATAGCAAATCCAAACGAGGCTGCTTCATCAAAATCAGAATTCGAGCGCTATTTGACAGCTGACAAGGTTCCTCCACTTGAAGGCTTTGACATACTGGAATGGTGGCGTAAGAATTCTCCAACTTACCCAGCATTAGCTATGATGGCTCGGGATTTCTTATCCATTCCTATTGTTGATTCTCCTTATGTGTATTTTGCGGATGACGTCactgatatttattatatggaTTTCGATGTTGGCTTAAAAGATGTTTCGGCATGTACAAAAGTTTGGTTAAACGACCATGATTGTATGTAA